In Leisingera sp. NJS204, the following are encoded in one genomic region:
- a CDS encoding YbaN family protein, producing MRFIYAGLGLFCVGLAVVGIVLPLLPTVPFLLLAAFFFANSSERLHSWIVDHNIFGPMILDWRDHGAIRPGAKKAATVSIAAVFGLSLLLGAPGYIIGIQAVVLSSVLFFIWTRPSG from the coding sequence ATGCGTTTTATCTATGCCGGCCTAGGGCTGTTCTGTGTCGGCTTGGCAGTCGTAGGTATTGTTCTGCCTTTGCTTCCAACCGTGCCTTTCCTTCTCCTTGCCGCGTTCTTCTTCGCCAACTCATCTGAACGTCTGCACAGTTGGATCGTTGATCACAACATTTTTGGTCCCATGATCCTGGATTGGCGCGACCACGGCGCCATCCGGCCAGGCGCAAAAAAGGCGGCAACCGTTTCGATTGCCGCCGTCTTCGGACTATCTCTGCTGCTTGGTGCCCCTGGCTACATAATAGGGATCCAGGCGGTTGTTCTATCTTCTGTTCTTTTCTTCATCTGGACCCGGCCTAGCGGCTGA
- a CDS encoding ParB/RepB/Spo0J family partition protein gives MADKKTKPRGLGRGLSALMADVNPAPVSTQAEAPRNAEILVPIENVIANPNQPRRQFLQEDLDDLTASIKEKGVLQPLIVRPRPGGKFEIVAGERRWRASQAAQLHEVPVLIRDYSDLEMMEVAIIENIQRSDLNALEEAQSYKQLMEKFGHTQERMAEALGKSRSHIANLVRLLHLPDDVQILVQERKLSAGHARALITSDNASDLAVKIVKGGLSVRATEALVKKDAAGVQTSAEKKPRKPQEKDADTRALEGDLSAVLKMKVVIDHKPGGEAGAVTISYENLDQLDELCNLLSR, from the coding sequence ATGGCAGACAAAAAAACAAAACCACGCGGACTGGGCCGGGGATTGTCAGCGTTGATGGCAGATGTGAACCCTGCACCGGTGAGTACGCAGGCAGAGGCACCACGGAATGCAGAGATTCTGGTGCCGATCGAAAATGTCATTGCCAACCCGAATCAGCCGCGGCGGCAGTTCTTGCAAGAAGACTTGGATGATCTGACAGCCTCAATTAAGGAAAAGGGTGTTCTGCAGCCGCTGATCGTGCGGCCGCGGCCTGGCGGAAAATTCGAGATTGTGGCTGGTGAACGCCGCTGGCGCGCGTCACAGGCCGCGCAGTTGCATGAAGTTCCAGTACTGATCCGGGACTACTCGGATCTTGAGATGATGGAAGTGGCCATCATCGAGAACATCCAGCGCTCGGATCTTAATGCGCTGGAAGAGGCTCAGAGCTACAAGCAACTGATGGAAAAGTTCGGCCATACGCAAGAACGCATGGCCGAAGCACTTGGCAAAAGCCGGAGCCATATTGCTAATCTAGTGCGCTTGTTGCACCTGCCGGATGATGTTCAAATTCTGGTGCAGGAGCGCAAGCTGTCGGCTGGCCATGCCCGGGCACTGATCACTTCGGATAATGCTTCAGATCTTGCCGTGAAGATCGTCAAGGGGGGGCTGTCTGTCCGCGCGACCGAAGCATTGGTTAAGAAAGATGCCGCCGGAGTTCAGACATCTGCCGAAAAGAAACCGAGAAAGCCGCAGGAAAAAGATGCGGATACCCGTGCTCTTGAAGGAGATCTGTCGGCAGTTCTGAAAATGAAAGTTGTTATCGATCACAAGCCTGGTGGTGAGGCCGGCGCCGTAACGATCAGCTACGAAAACCTGGATCAACTGGATGAGCTGTGTAACCTGCTCAGCCGCTAG
- the rph gene encoding ribonuclease PH has product MRPSGRELNEMRAVSIETGFTKHAEGSCLIKIGDTHVLCTATIEDRVPPFIKGTGLGWVTAEYGMLPRATNTRMRREASSGKQGGRTVEIQRLIGRALRAGVDRVALGERQITVDCDVLQADGGTRCASITGGWVALRLAVNKLMKAGDVHIDPLMDPVSAVSCGIYAGQPVLDLDYPEDSEAGVDGNFIMTGSGKLIEVQMSAEGSLFSRDQMNQLMDLAAKGTTELAEMQKAACT; this is encoded by the coding sequence ATGCGACCCTCAGGACGAGAACTGAATGAAATGCGCGCCGTGTCGATTGAGACCGGCTTCACCAAACACGCTGAGGGCTCCTGCCTGATTAAGATTGGCGATACCCACGTCCTGTGTACCGCCACCATCGAAGACCGGGTGCCGCCCTTTATCAAGGGAACCGGCCTTGGCTGGGTCACTGCTGAATACGGTATGCTTCCACGCGCCACCAATACCCGTATGCGCCGCGAGGCTTCATCGGGCAAGCAAGGCGGCCGCACGGTTGAAATTCAGCGTCTGATCGGCCGCGCATTGCGGGCCGGCGTCGACCGTGTGGCTTTGGGCGAGCGTCAGATCACCGTCGACTGTGACGTTCTGCAGGCCGATGGCGGCACCCGTTGCGCCTCGATCACCGGCGGCTGGGTCGCCCTGCGCCTGGCGGTTAACAAGCTGATGAAAGCCGGCGACGTCCACATCGACCCGCTGATGGATCCTGTTTCTGCTGTGTCCTGCGGTATCTATGCCGGCCAGCCGGTGCTGGATCTCGACTACCCGGAGGATTCCGAGGCCGGCGTCGACGGCAACTTCATCATGACCGGCTCCGGCAAGCTGATCGAAGTGCAGATGTCCGCCGAAGGCTCCCTGTTCTCCCGCGATCAGATGAACCAGCTGATGGATCTGGCCGCCAAAGGCACCACAGAGCTGGCAGAGATGCAAAAGGCCGCCTGCACATGA
- the hrcA gene encoding heat-inducible transcriptional repressor HrcA — MSDANNILQDLNDRSREVFRTVVESYLESGDPVGSRTLTRSLSEKVSAATVRNVMQDLEFLGLLDSPHISAGRVPTQMGLRMFVDGLLEVGDLNANDRQKIDATLGKNAGDVGGMLDRVGAALSGVTQGASLVLTPKHEAEIRHIEFVSLAHDRALVVLVFSDGHVENRLFKPPPGQTPSSMREAANFLNALIEGRTLSEVQREIQKEISARRQEIDSLAHAMIESGLAVWEDDDSDQARLIVRGRANLLAETGAAEELERIRTLFDDLERKRDIAEFLELTEDGDGVRIFIGSENKLFSLSGSSLVVSPYMNADRKIIGAVGVIGPTRLNYGRIVPIVDYTAQLVGKLLSDRS, encoded by the coding sequence ATGAGCGACGCGAACAATATTCTGCAAGATCTGAATGACCGTTCGCGGGAAGTCTTCCGGACGGTGGTTGAAAGCTATTTGGAGAGCGGCGATCCGGTTGGCAGCCGTACGCTGACACGTTCACTGAGCGAAAAGGTAAGCGCAGCCACGGTTCGCAACGTAATGCAGGATCTGGAATTCCTTGGCCTTCTGGATAGCCCGCATATTAGCGCTGGCAGGGTGCCCACCCAGATGGGCTTGCGGATGTTTGTCGATGGGTTGCTGGAGGTTGGCGACCTGAACGCAAACGACCGCCAGAAAATTGACGCGACGCTGGGCAAAAATGCCGGCGATGTGGGGGGCATGCTGGACCGGGTCGGCGCGGCGCTGTCCGGTGTGACGCAAGGTGCTTCGTTGGTGCTGACGCCCAAACATGAGGCGGAGATCCGGCATATTGAATTTGTCTCATTGGCGCACGACCGGGCGCTGGTGGTGCTGGTGTTCTCAGATGGCCATGTAGAAAACCGCCTGTTTAAGCCGCCGCCGGGACAGACGCCCAGTTCGATGCGGGAGGCTGCGAATTTCCTTAATGCCCTGATTGAAGGGCGCACGCTGAGCGAGGTGCAGCGGGAGATCCAAAAAGAGATCTCGGCACGGCGGCAGGAAATCGATAGTCTGGCACATGCGATGATCGAAAGCGGGTTGGCCGTCTGGGAGGATGACGACAGTGATCAGGCCCGGCTGATTGTACGCGGACGGGCGAATCTTTTGGCCGAAACCGGTGCGGCGGAGGAGCTGGAGCGGATACGGACCTTGTTTGACGATTTAGAGCGCAAGCGTGATATCGCCGAATTTCTGGAACTGACCGAAGACGGCGATGGCGTGCGCATTTTTATCGGTTCGGAGAACAAACTTTTCTCACTTTCGGGTTCCTCTTTGGTGGTGTCTCCCTATATGAACGCGGATCGAAAGATCATCGGTGCGGTGGGGGTGATTGGCCCGACGCGCCTGAATTACGGACGGATTGTGCCGATTGTAGACTATACGGCACAACTGGTCGGCAAACTGTTGTCGGACCGGAGTTAG
- the rdgB gene encoding RdgB/HAM1 family non-canonical purine NTP pyrophosphatase: MIRKLEGGKLLVATHNKGKLNEITEILAPFGVSVAGAGEMNLPEPEETEDTFVGNARIKAHAAAKATGLPALSDDSGITIDALNGAPGVYTADWAGTPNGRDFQMAMTRANDELNAAGPEAPRTAQFRCTLVIAWPDGHDEVFEGVMPGQLIWPIRGEHGFGYDPMFQPEGYSITCAEMDPTEKNKISHRGKAVAQFIRGCFGG; the protein is encoded by the coding sequence ATGATCCGCAAACTGGAAGGCGGCAAGCTGCTTGTCGCCACCCACAACAAGGGCAAGCTGAACGAGATCACCGAGATACTCGCCCCGTTTGGCGTCAGCGTTGCCGGCGCCGGCGAAATGAACCTGCCGGAGCCGGAGGAAACCGAAGACACCTTTGTCGGCAATGCCCGCATCAAGGCCCATGCAGCGGCCAAGGCAACCGGCCTGCCGGCCTTGTCCGATGATTCCGGGATCACTATCGACGCTCTGAACGGTGCCCCGGGGGTCTACACCGCCGATTGGGCAGGAACCCCTAATGGCCGTGACTTCCAAATGGCGATGACCCGCGCCAATGACGAGCTGAACGCGGCCGGCCCCGAGGCCCCCCGCACCGCCCAGTTCCGCTGTACCCTGGTCATTGCCTGGCCAGACGGCCACGACGAGGTGTTCGAAGGCGTGATGCCCGGCCAGCTGATTTGGCCGATCCGCGGCGAGCATGGCTTTGGATACGATCCGATGTTCCAGCCGGAGGGTTATAGCATCACTTGCGCCGAAATGGACCCAACGGAAAAGAACAAGATCAGCCATCGCGGCAAAGCAGTTGCCCAGTTCATCCGGGGCTGTTTCGGTGGATGA
- a CDS encoding nucleotide exchange factor GrpE, which produces MAELKDEDFLDDIAAAEAEELAGQTEEFDDASLEIDALRAERDELKDRFMRALADAENARKRGDKARREAENYGGSKLARDMLPVYDNMKRAIEAATDEQREVAAALIEGVELTMRSLLGVFEKHGIRVVSPEVGDKFDPQVHEAMFEAPVPGTKAGDIIQVSAEGFMLHDRLLRAAQVGVSSTPAG; this is translated from the coding sequence ATGGCAGAGCTCAAGGACGAAGACTTTCTGGATGATATCGCTGCCGCCGAGGCAGAAGAGCTGGCGGGGCAGACCGAGGAATTTGATGATGCCTCGTTGGAAATCGATGCACTCCGGGCGGAACGGGATGAGCTGAAGGACCGGTTCATGCGGGCGCTGGCGGATGCCGAAAACGCCCGCAAACGCGGTGACAAGGCACGCCGGGAAGCGGAGAATTACGGTGGCTCGAAACTGGCCCGTGACATGCTGCCGGTTTACGACAACATGAAGCGCGCGATCGAAGCGGCGACCGATGAGCAGCGCGAAGTTGCGGCGGCGCTGATCGAAGGTGTGGAACTGACCATGCGCTCGCTGCTGGGTGTGTTTGAAAAGCACGGCATCCGGGTTGTGTCGCCAGAAGTTGGTGACAAGTTTGATCCGCAGGTGCATGAGGCGATGTTCGAAGCGCCGGTGCCGGGCACCAAGGCAGGTGACATCATCCAGGTGTCCGCCGAAGGCTTTATGCTGCACGACCGCCTGCTGCGGGCCGCGCAGGTTGGTGTGTCGTCCACGCCGGCCGGCTGA
- a CDS encoding ParA family protein has protein sequence MSDYSRPEGPRIIAVANQKGGVGKTTTAINLAAALVETGLRVLVVDLDPQGNASTGLGIEPSDRDLTTYDLLVEDSSLGEVIQTTEIEDLCIIPATVDLSSADIELFTNEKRSFLLHDALRQTAMDEYDWDYVLIDCPPSLNLLTVNAMVAAHSVLVPLQSEFFALEGVTQLMLTIREVRQSANPNLRIEGIVLTMFDRRNNLSQQVEQDARDNLGDLVFQTKIPRNVRVSEAPSYAQPVLNYDTNSLGAQAYRALAEEILTKHHKIAA, from the coding sequence GTGTCTGATTATTCCCGCCCTGAGGGGCCTCGTATTATCGCGGTCGCAAATCAGAAAGGCGGGGTTGGGAAGACAACAACAGCCATAAATCTGGCGGCTGCTTTGGTGGAAACCGGGCTTCGTGTGTTGGTCGTCGACCTTGATCCGCAAGGGAATGCCTCAACTGGCCTTGGGATTGAACCGTCGGATCGGGATCTGACAACATATGATCTTTTGGTTGAAGACTCATCTCTGGGTGAGGTCATTCAAACAACCGAGATTGAGGATCTGTGCATCATCCCAGCGACTGTTGATCTCAGCTCTGCGGATATCGAACTGTTTACCAATGAAAAACGCAGTTTCCTTCTGCATGATGCTCTACGCCAAACCGCGATGGACGAATATGATTGGGACTATGTTCTGATTGATTGTCCGCCCTCGCTGAATCTCTTGACAGTCAATGCAATGGTTGCAGCACATTCGGTTCTGGTTCCGTTGCAAAGTGAGTTTTTTGCCTTGGAAGGGGTGACCCAGCTCATGCTGACAATTAGAGAAGTTCGGCAGTCAGCGAATCCAAACCTTCGAATCGAAGGAATTGTCCTGACAATGTTCGATCGTCGCAACAACCTGTCGCAGCAGGTGGAACAGGACGCCCGGGATAATCTGGGTGATTTGGTGTTTCAAACAAAGATCCCCCGCAATGTCCGGGTGAGCGAAGCACCTTCTTATGCGCAACCGGTTCTAAACTATGACACAAACTCTCTTGGCGCACAGGCATACCGGGCGTTGGCAGAGGAAATCCTCACAAAACATCACAAGATAGCGGCGTAA
- the mutS gene encoding DNA mismatch repair protein MutS, which produces MTVTPMMAQYLEIKAAHADALLFYRMGDFYEMFFEDAVNAAEALDIALTKRGKHNGEDIPMCGVPVHAAEGYLLTLIRKGFRVAVGEQLESPAEAKKRGSKSVVKRDVVRLVTPGTLTEESLLEARRHNFLVSYSELRDEAALAWADISTGAFHVMPVARVRLSPELARLAPSELIVADGPAYDAALPLAEEYKIPLTPLGKASFDSTAADKRICSLFNVSALDGFGTFTRAEVSAMGALIDYLEITQKGKLPLLQPPQQEAQDRVVQIDAATRCNLELTRSLSGGRAGSLLAVVDRTVTPGGARLLEQRLSSPSRNLDVIHQRLAALDFTVDQAQTAEDLRAALRKTPDLDRALSRLALERGGPRDLAAIRNGLSQAEAIAGFCAGLELPALMAGAMSDLQGFDDLLSLLDAALVAEPPLMARDGGYIATGYDPELDEARILRDEGRSVIASMQQQYAQHTGVTSLKIKHNNVLGYFIETTATHADKMMSPPLNETYIHRQTTANQVRFTTVELSEIETRILNAGNLALEIEKRLYAGLSGAILESAARLNTAARGLAELDLLAGLADLARGENWTRPKVDGSRAFHVEGGRHPVVEQALRQQGGETFVANDCDLSAQEGAAVWLLTGPNMAGKSTFLRQNALIALLAQMGSYVPAESAHIGVVSQLFSRVGASDDLARGRSTFMVEMVETAAILNQADDRALVILDEIGRGTATYDGLSIAWATLEHLHEVNRSRALFATHYHELTQLAAKLEGVDNATVAVKEWEGEVIFLHEVHKGAADRSYGVQVAQLAGLPASVVARARDVLGMLEQSSREGGTKVQIDDLPLFAAAPPPQPTAPAGPSPAEEILAGIQPDDLSPREALEMIYKLKEAAI; this is translated from the coding sequence ATGACCGTTACGCCCATGATGGCGCAGTATCTCGAGATCAAAGCAGCGCATGCGGATGCGTTGCTTTTTTACCGGATGGGCGACTTTTACGAGATGTTCTTTGAGGACGCAGTCAACGCCGCTGAAGCCCTGGACATTGCGCTGACCAAACGCGGCAAGCACAATGGCGAGGACATTCCGATGTGCGGCGTGCCCGTCCATGCCGCCGAAGGCTATCTGCTGACGCTGATCCGCAAGGGCTTTCGCGTTGCCGTGGGCGAACAGCTGGAAAGCCCGGCCGAGGCTAAAAAGCGCGGTTCCAAATCGGTGGTGAAGCGGGATGTGGTGCGGCTTGTGACACCGGGCACTCTCACCGAAGAATCTCTGCTAGAAGCGCGCCGCCACAATTTTCTGGTTTCTTACTCTGAACTGCGGGATGAGGCGGCGCTGGCTTGGGCGGACATCTCCACCGGAGCGTTCCACGTGATGCCGGTCGCGCGGGTCCGCTTGTCACCCGAGCTCGCCCGTCTGGCGCCATCAGAGCTGATCGTTGCTGATGGTCCGGCCTATGACGCTGCCCTCCCTCTGGCTGAAGAATACAAGATCCCGCTCACTCCGCTGGGCAAGGCGAGCTTTGACAGCACCGCGGCAGACAAGCGCATCTGCTCTCTGTTCAACGTCAGCGCATTGGATGGATTCGGTACTTTCACCCGGGCTGAGGTCTCAGCCATGGGCGCGCTGATCGATTATTTGGAGATCACCCAAAAAGGCAAACTGCCGCTGCTGCAGCCGCCGCAGCAGGAAGCGCAGGATCGGGTGGTCCAGATCGACGCCGCCACCCGTTGCAACTTGGAGTTGACCCGTTCGCTGTCCGGCGGCCGCGCCGGCTCGCTGCTGGCAGTTGTTGACCGCACTGTCACACCCGGCGGCGCCCGCTTGCTGGAACAACGGCTGTCCAGCCCCTCCCGTAATCTCGATGTGATCCACCAGCGCCTTGCTGCATTGGACTTCACTGTTGACCAAGCACAGACCGCCGAAGACCTGCGCGCGGCTTTGCGCAAAACACCGGACCTGGATCGGGCGCTCTCCCGTCTGGCGCTCGAGCGCGGCGGCCCGCGTGATCTGGCTGCCATCCGCAACGGGCTGTCGCAGGCCGAAGCAATTGCCGGATTCTGCGCCGGGCTGGAACTGCCTGCGCTGATGGCCGGGGCCATGTCGGATCTGCAAGGGTTCGACGATTTGCTGTCTCTCCTCGATGCGGCCCTGGTTGCCGAACCGCCGCTTATGGCACGGGACGGCGGTTACATCGCAACCGGTTACGATCCGGAACTGGACGAAGCCCGCATTCTGCGCGACGAAGGCCGCTCGGTGATTGCTTCGATGCAGCAGCAATACGCCCAGCACACCGGCGTCACCTCACTGAAGATCAAGCATAACAACGTGCTGGGCTATTTCATCGAAACCACCGCCACCCACGCGGATAAGATGATGTCGCCACCTCTCAATGAGACCTACATTCACCGCCAGACAACAGCAAATCAGGTCCGTTTCACCACGGTGGAGCTAAGCGAGATCGAAACCCGTATCCTGAATGCCGGAAACCTGGCGCTGGAGATTGAAAAAAGGCTCTATGCGGGGCTTTCCGGGGCAATCCTAGAATCCGCCGCCCGTCTTAACACCGCAGCCCGCGGGCTGGCCGAGCTGGATCTTCTGGCCGGGTTGGCCGATCTGGCACGCGGCGAAAACTGGACCCGTCCGAAGGTTGATGGAAGTCGTGCGTTCCACGTGGAGGGCGGTCGCCACCCTGTGGTGGAACAAGCGCTGCGCCAGCAGGGCGGCGAAACTTTTGTGGCCAATGACTGCGATCTGTCAGCCCAGGAAGGTGCCGCGGTTTGGCTGCTTACCGGTCCGAACATGGCCGGCAAGTCGACCTTCCTGCGCCAGAACGCTCTGATAGCTTTGCTTGCCCAAATGGGCAGTTACGTTCCCGCGGAAAGTGCCCATATCGGCGTCGTTAGCCAGCTTTTCAGCCGGGTCGGTGCTTCGGACGACCTCGCGCGCGGCCGCTCCACCTTCATGGTGGAAATGGTGGAAACTGCAGCCATTCTAAATCAGGCCGACGACCGTGCCCTGGTGATCCTGGATGAGATCGGCCGTGGCACTGCCACCTATGATGGGCTCTCCATCGCCTGGGCCACGCTGGAACACCTGCATGAGGTTAACCGCTCGCGCGCGCTTTTTGCGACCCATTACCACGAGCTGACCCAGCTTGCCGCCAAATTGGAAGGCGTCGACAACGCCACAGTAGCGGTCAAGGAATGGGAAGGCGAAGTGATCTTCCTGCATGAAGTGCACAAAGGCGCCGCTGACCGGTCCTATGGTGTCCAGGTTGCGCAGCTGGCCGGCCTCCCGGCATCAGTAGTTGCGCGTGCGCGGGATGTACTCGGCATGCTGGAGCAAAGCAGCCGCGAAGGCGGAACGAAGGTCCAAATCGACGACCTCCCCCTCTTCGCAGCAGCCCCGCCACCGCAACCCACGGCGCCGGCAGGGCCCTCTCCGGCCGAAGAAATCCTCGCCGGTATACAGCCGGACGACCTCTCCCCGCGAGAAGCACTGGAAATGATTTACAAACTAAAAGAAGCTGCAATCTAA
- the hemW gene encoding radical SAM family heme chaperone HemW: MDDWRNGGFGLYVHWPFCQAKCPYCDFNSHVSANIDQKLWVRAYLSELDRLSEQLSGRVLNSIFFGGGTPSLMQPETVAAVIDRAREIWPFANDIEISLEANPGSVEAGRFAGYRDAGVNRISMGIQALNDEDLRRLGRIHSVSEAKSAFDIARKCFDRVSFDLIYARQGQTLKTWEAELREALSMAIDHLSLYQLTIEDGTAFGDRYARGKLRGLPADDTAADMYQATQDICASFGMAGYETSNHAKPGSESRHNLIYWRYGDYAGIGPGAHGRLSIDGTRYATETHLAPGAWLEAVSKGNGESLRESLSQEDAVAEYMMMGMRLSEGLDLARYTQLSGVNLPESRLEDLVQMGMVTISEKKLRATDQGRALLNAVLRELLMD, from the coding sequence GTGGATGACTGGCGCAATGGGGGTTTCGGCCTCTACGTGCATTGGCCCTTTTGCCAAGCCAAATGCCCCTATTGCGACTTCAACAGTCATGTCTCCGCAAATATTGACCAAAAACTATGGGTTAGAGCCTATCTAAGCGAACTCGACAGACTCTCGGAACAGCTCTCAGGCCGTGTCCTTAACTCAATATTTTTCGGCGGCGGCACCCCCTCTCTGATGCAGCCGGAAACTGTCGCCGCTGTTATCGATCGGGCACGTGAAATTTGGCCCTTTGCCAATGACATAGAGATCTCTCTTGAAGCAAATCCCGGCTCGGTCGAGGCAGGTCGCTTTGCCGGCTACCGCGACGCCGGAGTCAACAGGATCTCCATGGGTATTCAGGCCCTGAATGACGAGGACTTGCGTCGGCTGGGACGTATTCACAGTGTCTCCGAAGCCAAATCAGCCTTTGATATCGCCCGCAAATGCTTTGACCGGGTCAGCTTTGATTTGATTTATGCCCGTCAGGGACAGACACTGAAAACCTGGGAAGCGGAACTTCGCGAAGCACTTTCCATGGCTATTGACCACCTGTCGCTTTACCAGCTGACAATTGAGGACGGCACCGCTTTTGGTGATCGCTACGCCCGGGGTAAACTGCGCGGTCTGCCAGCCGACGACACCGCCGCGGATATGTATCAGGCCACTCAGGACATCTGCGCGTCTTTTGGCATGGCCGGCTATGAAACCTCCAACCACGCCAAGCCGGGTTCGGAATCCCGTCATAATCTGATCTATTGGCGATATGGCGACTACGCCGGGATCGGCCCCGGCGCTCATGGCCGTTTGAGTATTGATGGAACCCGGTACGCCACGGAAACCCATCTGGCTCCAGGTGCCTGGCTGGAAGCCGTCAGCAAGGGAAACGGGGAATCCCTGCGCGAATCTCTTTCGCAGGAAGATGCTGTGGCTGAATACATGATGATGGGGATGCGCCTATCCGAAGGTCTGGATTTAGCGCGGTACACTCAACTATCAGGCGTTAATCTCCCCGAGAGTCGACTTGAGGATCTTGTACAGATGGGCATGGTCACTATCTCAGAGAAGAAGCTCCGCGCGACTGATCAAGGACGCGCGTTATTGAATGCAGTGCTCCGCGAACTGTTGATGGATTGA
- the rsmG gene encoding 16S rRNA (guanine(527)-N(7))-methyltransferase RsmG: MKNGILPQGLDVSRETLQRLEAFEQVIQKWNPKINLVSKSSLEHLWMRHIADSIQVFRCTDPVGHWVDIGSGGGFPGLIVAILAADEAPDMKVTLIESDQRKSAFLRTAARECGVKTTVLTERIEQVEPQRADILSARALADLSTLLEFSERHLGSEGMALFPKGESWKKEVNNARQQWQFVAEQVKSLTEQEAVILKIREVARV; the protein is encoded by the coding sequence GTGAAAAATGGGATACTTCCTCAAGGACTTGATGTTTCACGTGAAACATTGCAGAGGCTTGAAGCCTTTGAACAGGTTATACAAAAGTGGAATCCGAAAATAAATCTTGTTTCGAAATCGAGCTTGGAACATCTTTGGATGCGCCATATCGCCGATTCCATTCAAGTTTTTCGCTGTACAGATCCTGTTGGACATTGGGTCGATATAGGTAGCGGTGGCGGTTTCCCAGGACTGATTGTTGCGATTTTGGCTGCAGATGAAGCACCGGACATGAAGGTAACATTGATCGAAAGTGATCAGAGGAAATCTGCGTTCCTTAGAACAGCCGCGCGAGAATGTGGTGTCAAGACGACTGTTTTGACCGAAAGAATTGAACAGGTTGAACCTCAAAGAGCGGATATCCTGTCTGCGCGTGCCTTGGCGGATTTGTCCACATTGCTTGAATTTTCGGAGCGCCATCTCGGATCCGAAGGGATGGCGTTGTTCCCCAAGGGCGAGAGCTGGAAAAAAGAAGTGAATAACGCCAGGCAGCAATGGCAGTTCGTGGCGGAACAGGTTAAAAGCCTGACAGAACAAGAAGCAGTAATCCTGAAAATAAGGGAAGTGGCACGTGTCTGA